One segment of Pleomorphomonas sp. PLEO DNA contains the following:
- a CDS encoding DUF1636 family protein, which produces MTAYPVTLHVCLSCRAAGDDDACRAGARLHAALASRLEGQSDILLSGVDCLSVCKRPVTVALAAPDRWTYVAADAADPDEVIAAAERYAASDDGRVPWRERPPLLKSGLVARIPPQPETRR; this is translated from the coding sequence ATGACGGCATACCCGGTCACCCTACACGTCTGTCTCAGCTGCCGCGCGGCAGGAGATGACGACGCCTGCCGAGCTGGCGCCCGTCTTCATGCCGCTCTTGCCAGCCGTCTCGAGGGACAAAGCGATATTCTGCTTTCCGGCGTCGATTGCCTGTCGGTCTGCAAACGGCCGGTCACCGTCGCGTTGGCAGCGCCGGACAGGTGGACCTATGTCGCCGCCGACGCGGCCGATCCCGACGAAGTGATCGCCGCCGCCGAGCGTTACGCTGCGAGCGACGATGGCCGCGTGCCCTGGCGTGAGCGACCGCCTCTTTTGAAATCGGGCCTCGTTGCCCGCATCCCGCCGCAGCCGGAGACCCGCCGATGA
- the cobN gene encoding cobaltochelatase subunit CobN, with the protein MHILAEQIRSLDDSVAAVDLGQTPAEIVVLSFSDSDLGIVAAVHGRLGPDAPSLRLASLAALRHPYSVDLYLEKVASKARFVLVRLLGGADYWRYGVDELSMLARSKGIELALIPGDDRPDPRLAQASTLPAENLDLLERWFSFGGPDNVAAALAFIAARLGRNTAWAEPAPQPAFGLFPRLGDIGNRRVLVVGYRALVNAGDAAPIEAATQALAAAGFTVQPVWVTSLKDPDVAGPLREAIATFKPDAIVNCTAFSARRTDGTTLLDAADVPVIQAPLSTLSREAWTASSRGLSATDLAISVVLPEVDGRLDGPVISFKAPSDRAEALEYTPIRHRPDSGGIARLVRLVDGWTRLRRTPRADRRIGLILSNYSGKGGRTAYAVGLDGPASLIAVADDLRAAGYDVGVLPDEKALITALEGRQATIDIPLADYHHWLSELPEALRASMRATWGTPEADPSVGGGAFRLAAIVAGNLVIAVQPDRGRPDRRAADHHDPNLPPRHAYAAFYLWLRYGFDAHAMIHLGTHGTLEWLPGKAAGLSADCAPTVLTDGLPVVYPFIVNNPGEAAQAKRRIAAITLGHLTPPLTRAGAYGDIAEIEMLVDEFANAQALDPRRAKHLAAVLIDKAETAGIAEAAGLSIDLDPADKLARLDAWICDVKDMRITDGLHVFGRAPDEARVATHLEALGGDLSATDAFLASAGAEREGLLTALDGRRVAPGPSGAPGPRRLDVLPTGRNLYAIDPRGVPTRTAMEIGARTAEEVVARYAEDHGDWPKSIVLDVWASASMRTGGDDIAQALALLGVRPTWDASSGRVSGFTVLAPARLGRPRVDVTLRVSGLFRDVFPGQIALFDQAVKAVAALDEDAETNPLVASGDAAPARIYGAAPGAFGSGLGEMTPDDLGADRTVLADAYLAASGHAYTGDGDAADATGFAARVAAADAFVHVQDLDGQDVLSNDAFPAHEGGFAAAAQALGGRAALYHVDATGDAPKVRALSEEIGRVIHGRAANPRWIAGQMRHGHRGAAEICEAVANLCAFAALSDAVDGRHFDRLFDATFGDDHVRDFLLDANPAAARDTLLRLRKVIDRGAWVVRRNSVAARLADTEARLG; encoded by the coding sequence TTGCACATTCTGGCCGAACAGATTCGCTCCCTCGACGATAGCGTCGCGGCGGTCGATCTTGGCCAGACGCCGGCCGAGATCGTCGTGCTGTCGTTTTCCGACAGCGACCTCGGCATCGTCGCCGCTGTGCACGGCAGGCTCGGTCCCGACGCGCCGAGCCTTCGGCTGGCTTCGCTCGCCGCCTTGCGCCACCCCTATTCCGTCGATCTCTATCTTGAAAAGGTGGCATCGAAGGCCCGCTTCGTGCTGGTGCGTTTGCTCGGCGGCGCCGACTATTGGCGCTACGGTGTTGACGAACTCTCCATGCTGGCGCGATCGAAGGGCATAGAGCTTGCGCTGATTCCGGGAGACGACCGGCCAGATCCCCGGCTTGCCCAGGCGTCGACGTTGCCGGCGGAAAATCTTGATCTCCTGGAGCGCTGGTTCAGCTTCGGCGGTCCCGACAATGTCGCCGCCGCGCTCGCCTTCATTGCTGCTCGTTTGGGACGCAACACGGCATGGGCCGAACCGGCACCGCAGCCGGCCTTTGGCCTCTTTCCTAGGCTTGGTGACATTGGCAACCGACGGGTGCTTGTCGTTGGCTATCGGGCGCTGGTCAATGCCGGCGATGCCGCGCCGATCGAGGCGGCGACGCAAGCGCTGGCAGCAGCCGGGTTCACGGTGCAGCCTGTCTGGGTCACCTCGCTCAAGGATCCGGACGTTGCCGGTCCACTCCGCGAGGCCATCGCCACCTTCAAGCCGGACGCCATCGTCAATTGCACCGCCTTCTCCGCGCGCCGCACCGATGGCACGACCCTTCTCGACGCTGCCGACGTGCCCGTGATCCAGGCTCCGCTTTCCACCTTGTCGCGCGAGGCATGGACGGCTTCCTCACGCGGTTTGTCGGCCACCGATCTTGCCATCAGCGTCGTCTTGCCGGAGGTCGACGGTCGCCTGGACGGTCCAGTCATCAGCTTCAAGGCGCCAAGCGACCGTGCCGAGGCGCTCGAATACACACCGATCCGCCACCGACCGGATTCGGGCGGCATCGCTCGCCTGGTTCGGCTCGTCGATGGCTGGACACGATTGAGGCGAACGCCGCGTGCTGATCGCCGCATCGGTCTCATTCTTTCGAACTATTCCGGCAAGGGCGGTCGCACAGCCTATGCCGTCGGACTTGACGGGCCGGCTTCGCTCATCGCCGTCGCCGACGATCTCCGCGCTGCCGGCTACGATGTCGGAGTGCTGCCAGACGAGAAGGCGTTGATCACGGCGCTGGAAGGCAGGCAGGCGACGATCGATATCCCGCTCGCTGATTACCACCACTGGCTTTCTGAGCTACCGGAGGCGCTGCGTGCATCGATGCGGGCCACCTGGGGCACGCCGGAGGCCGATCCATCGGTCGGCGGGGGTGCTTTCCGCTTGGCGGCGATCGTTGCCGGCAATCTCGTCATTGCCGTACAGCCCGATCGTGGTCGACCCGATCGTCGCGCGGCCGACCATCACGATCCCAACTTGCCACCGCGCCACGCCTACGCCGCCTTCTACCTCTGGCTCAGGTACGGCTTCGACGCCCACGCCATGATCCATCTCGGCACCCACGGCACGCTCGAATGGCTGCCGGGCAAGGCGGCGGGTTTGTCCGCCGACTGTGCGCCGACGGTACTGACAGACGGCCTGCCGGTCGTTTACCCCTTTATTGTCAACAATCCCGGCGAGGCAGCACAGGCCAAGCGCCGCATCGCCGCCATAACCCTCGGCCACCTGACGCCGCCCTTGACCCGCGCCGGCGCGTACGGCGACATCGCCGAAATCGAGATGCTGGTCGATGAATTTGCCAATGCCCAGGCGCTCGATCCACGGCGGGCCAAGCATCTTGCCGCCGTGCTGATCGACAAGGCCGAAACAGCCGGTATCGCCGAAGCGGCCGGCCTGTCCATCGATCTCGACCCGGCCGACAAGCTGGCGCGGCTCGATGCCTGGATTTGCGACGTCAAGGACATGCGCATCACCGACGGCTTGCACGTATTCGGCCGGGCGCCGGATGAGGCCCGCGTCGCCACTCATCTGGAGGCTCTCGGTGGTGATCTTTCGGCGACCGACGCTTTCCTCGCCTCGGCCGGTGCCGAGCGGGAAGGTCTGCTGACCGCGCTTGATGGCCGGCGCGTGGCGCCCGGTCCATCGGGTGCGCCCGGACCAAGACGACTCGACGTGCTGCCCACCGGGCGCAACCTCTATGCTATCGACCCGCGCGGCGTGCCGACGCGTACCGCCATGGAAATCGGCGCCCGCACCGCCGAGGAGGTGGTTGCCCGTTACGCAGAAGACCATGGCGACTGGCCGAAATCCATCGTGCTTGACGTCTGGGCCTCGGCCTCAATGCGCACCGGCGGCGACGACATCGCCCAAGCACTGGCTCTGCTGGGCGTGCGGCCAACCTGGGATGCTTCCTCTGGCCGCGTCTCCGGGTTTACGGTGCTCGCTCCCGCCCGGCTCGGCCGGCCGCGTGTCGATGTGACGCTGCGCGTCTCCGGTCTTTTCCGCGACGTTTTCCCCGGACAGATCGCGCTGTTCGACCAAGCGGTAAAGGCGGTGGCGGCGCTGGACGAGGACGCGGAGACCAATCCGCTTGTGGCCAGTGGCGACGCAGCGCCGGCGCGCATCTACGGTGCAGCCCCAGGCGCATTCGGCAGCGGCCTTGGCGAGATGACGCCGGACGATCTTGGCGCCGATCGGACCGTGCTCGCCGATGCCTATCTCGCCGCCTCGGGCCACGCTTACACAGGCGATGGCGACGCCGCTGACGCCACAGGTTTCGCGGCGCGCGTCGCCGCCGCCGATGCTTTCGTCCACGTGCAGGATCTCGATGGTCAGGACGTTCTTTCCAACGACGCCTTTCCTGCTCACGAGGGCGGCTTCGCGGCGGCGGCGCAGGCGCTTGGCGGTCGGGCGGCGCTCTATCATGTCGACGCCACCGGCGATGCGCCGAAGGTCCGCGCGCTCAGCGAGGAAATCGGTCGCGTCATCCATGGCCGCGCTGCCAATCCGCGCTGGATCGCCGGCCAGATGCGTCATGGCCATCGCGGCGCCGCCGAGATCTGCGAAGCGGTCGCCAATCTCTGCGCCTTCGCGGCATTGTCAGATGCCGTCGACGGGCGGCATTTCGACCGGCTGTTCGACGCCACCTTCGGCGACGACCACGTGCGGGATTTTCTGCTCGATGCCAACCCGGCGGCGGCTCGTGACACGCTTCTTCGACTTCGAAAGGTGATCGATCGCGGCGCCTGGGTTGTTCGGCGCAATTCGGTGGCCGCCCGCCTTGCCGACACGGAGGCGCGCCTCGGATGA
- a CDS encoding cupin domain-containing protein, with the protein MDDDALFLGFDLTSVEPEDGGPDPDRIIKGNPRSRTWLVEERDAEKLYAGVWESTPGAWRVVYDEWEFCSILSGISIVHETGKETPRVLRTGDSFILRPGFSGIWEVVETTRKLFVVRMP; encoded by the coding sequence ATGGATGACGATGCACTGTTCCTCGGCTTCGATCTCACCTCCGTCGAGCCGGAGGATGGCGGCCCCGATCCCGATCGGATCATCAAAGGCAATCCGAGGAGTCGGACGTGGCTTGTCGAGGAACGCGACGCTGAAAAACTGTATGCCGGCGTCTGGGAATCGACACCGGGCGCTTGGCGCGTCGTCTATGACGAGTGGGAGTTCTGCTCCATCCTCTCGGGGATCTCCATCGTACACGAGACCGGTAAGGAAACGCCGCGCGTGCTGAGAACCGGCGACAGCTTCATCCTGCGACCTGGATTCTCCGGCATCTGGGAAGTGGTGGAGACGACCCGAAAGCTATTCGTCGTGCGCATGCCGTAA
- the cobG gene encoding precorrin-3B synthase, with the protein MNAPLVRGWCPGARRPMRSGDGLILRLRVTGGRLASETARAIADVASRYGNGELDLGRRGGLQLRGIRDSDFAAVETELAALGLLDEDVGAEAVRNVAASPLSDLDETAEGDAFALAKELEAAIVADNFLRALPGKFGFSVDDGGRFGLTEVPADVRLRFVRDGVAVSLDGDGRAIRVQPEEAVAVALRLAGAFLDLVSRIDPPPRRMAALVAQTGAEAIFAAAGLVPESLAPVRGSGSAQMIGAFSTHVGVGLTFGRLIADQLLILADIASSDLRLTPFRAVLLPGVPADALPRLAEAGFVTRPSDPLLAVTACPGAPACGSASVETRELARRLAMLKPHAQGTWLHVSGCEKSCASSAPHAVTLVGRDGGLDLVLDGRPTDPARLTGFSPEAAEALLRSGMIEI; encoded by the coding sequence ATGAACGCTCCCCTCGTTCGTGGTTGGTGCCCCGGTGCGCGTCGTCCCATGCGGAGCGGCGATGGCCTGATCCTGCGCCTGCGTGTTACGGGGGGGCGTCTTGCATCCGAAACGGCGCGTGCGATTGCCGATGTTGCTTCCCGCTATGGGAATGGCGAGCTCGACCTCGGTCGACGCGGCGGTTTGCAGCTTCGCGGCATTCGCGATAGCGATTTCGCCGCCGTGGAGACTGAACTCGCCGCCCTCGGTCTTCTTGACGAAGACGTCGGCGCCGAGGCCGTCCGCAACGTTGCTGCTTCCCCTCTGTCTGATCTCGACGAGACGGCCGAGGGTGATGCCTTCGCGCTGGCCAAAGAGCTAGAGGCGGCGATCGTCGCTGACAATTTCCTTCGCGCGCTGCCCGGCAAGTTCGGATTTTCGGTTGATGATGGGGGGCGTTTCGGCCTCACTGAGGTGCCGGCCGATGTGCGCTTGCGGTTTGTGCGCGACGGCGTGGCAGTCTCGCTCGACGGCGATGGTCGGGCGATAAGGGTTCAACCTGAGGAGGCGGTGGCGGTTGCCCTCCGCCTCGCAGGTGCATTTCTCGATCTTGTATCGCGTATCGATCCGCCGCCGCGCCGTATGGCGGCACTGGTTGCCCAGACTGGCGCCGAAGCCATTTTCGCCGCCGCCGGGCTTGTCCCGGAAAGCCTTGCGCCGGTCCGCGGTTCTGGCTCGGCTCAGATGATCGGCGCTTTTTCAACTCATGTCGGCGTTGGCTTGACCTTTGGTCGGCTGATCGCCGATCAACTTCTTATCCTCGCCGACATCGCCTCCTCCGACCTCCGACTGACGCCTTTCCGCGCCGTCCTGTTGCCAGGCGTACCGGCAGATGCTCTGCCGCGTCTTGCTGAAGCCGGCTTCGTCACCCGGCCTAGTGATCCGCTCCTTGCGGTGACCGCCTGCCCCGGTGCGCCTGCTTGCGGCTCGGCGAGCGTCGAGACGCGAGAGCTCGCTCGCCGCCTCGCGATGCTGAAGCCGCACGCCCAAGGCACGTGGCTGCATGTCTCCGGTTGCGAAAAGAGTTGCGCGAGTTCAGCGCCCCACGCCGTAACATTGGTCGGCCGTGACGGCGGCCTCGACCTCGTGCTAGACGGCAGGCCAACCGACCCAGCCCGTCTCACCGGCTTTTCGCCTGAGGCAGCTGAGGCACTTCTTCGTTCCGGGATGATTGAGATATGA
- a CDS encoding M48 family metallopeptidase, translating to MPIRLPFLQKPENKRSAPASFPILAGESLVEVTVRRNARARRYTLRLDRRGDGAIVTIPKRGSLTEAKAFVTRHADWIAARLAARPDMPEVPVAVPIRGVVHRVVSTGSPRGRVCLVALDDGPAIEVPGETPHVRRRLTDHLRKEARADLAAAVARHAETLGVHPQAIRLKDTTSRWGSASARDVLAFSWRLVMAPPFVLDYVAAHEVAHLKEMNHSDRFWTICERLCPATDAAKTWLNKNGAGLHRLP from the coding sequence ATGCCGATTCGTCTGCCTTTCCTCCAAAAGCCTGAAAACAAGCGTTCGGCCCCCGCGAGCTTTCCGATCCTCGCTGGCGAGAGCCTGGTCGAAGTAACGGTGCGGCGGAATGCCCGGGCGCGCCGCTATACGCTGAGGCTCGATCGCCGGGGCGATGGCGCGATCGTCACCATCCCCAAGCGTGGATCGCTCACGGAAGCCAAGGCCTTTGTGACCCGCCATGCCGATTGGATCGCCGCGCGACTCGCAGCCCGGCCCGATATGCCGGAAGTGCCGGTCGCCGTTCCAATTCGGGGCGTCGTCCACCGCGTCGTCTCCACAGGCTCGCCGCGTGGCCGCGTCTGCCTCGTCGCCCTTGATGATGGCCCAGCGATCGAGGTGCCCGGTGAGACGCCGCATGTCCGTCGCCGCCTCACCGATCACCTCAGGAAAGAGGCGAGAGCCGACCTTGCCGCCGCCGTGGCGCGCCATGCCGAGACGCTTGGCGTCCACCCCCAGGCGATCCGCCTCAAGGACACCACCTCGCGCTGGGGATCGGCATCGGCACGCGACGTACTCGCCTTCTCCTGGCGGCTCGTCATGGCGCCGCCTTTCGTTCTGGATTATGTCGCCGCCCATGAAGTTGCTCATCTCAAGGAGATGAACCACTCCGATCGCTTCTGGACGATCTGCGAAAGGCTTTGCCCGGCGACGGACGCGGCCAAGACTTGGCTGAACAAGAATGGCGCTGGTTTGCACCGACTGCCGTGA
- a CDS encoding transglycosylase domain-containing protein, whose translation MRSDRRNIRRERAEPTFEAPSREDDFSAREGDRFTPPKSLPNSRSGRSSRSERIEPSFDGENYDSEEAEMSEQQPRRRKSSQRKAKRSRRSGMGLFGRLIYWGVVLCIWGLIGVAGVIGYTVATMPQIDDWKVPPRPPNVEIVDASGTIIANRGDTGGEEMKLSEMSPFLPEAVVAIEDRRFYHHFGVDPIGLSRALVTNLFAHSVVQGGSTLTQQLAKNLFLQPDRTLERKLQEAVLALWLEWRFSKQQILEMYLNRVYLGAGAYGVDAAAQRYFGKSARDLNLAEAATIAGLLKAPSRYAPTNSPELAATRAKVVLAAMVDEGYVSRDDAARATAVGAPSSPAKSGSAANYVADWVMDLLPGYVARYRSDIVVTTTIDARMQAAAESAVRTTLDKEGVKYKASQGALVAVDNDGAVKALVGGKDYAASQFDRAIEARRQPGSAFKPFVYLTAIEHGYSPDSIVVDEPVSINGWSPKNYENEYLGPVTLTTALARSLNTVAARLTATLGPDNVVQTARRVGIVSQLHDNPSIALGTGEVTPLEITAAYVPFANGGWGIIPYLVEDIRTKEGKVLFHRQGDGPGRVISDVAVGTMNRMLSAVITDGTGQKALLSDRPVAGKTGTSQDFRDAWFIGYTNGLTAGVWLGNDDNTPTKKATGGALTALLWNRFMTEAVRELPVRPLPGVELVPPPTNVGVTFATTDGLPVQGPQTPSAQPAPPLNVPVSQPSPEEKGLLQRLFGN comes from the coding sequence ATGCGGAGCGACAGACGGAACATCCGACGCGAGCGGGCCGAGCCGACGTTCGAGGCACCGTCCCGCGAGGACGATTTTTCCGCCCGCGAGGGTGATCGCTTCACGCCGCCCAAAAGCCTGCCCAATTCCCGCAGCGGCCGATCATCGAGATCCGAGCGGATCGAACCCAGCTTTGATGGCGAGAACTACGACAGCGAGGAGGCGGAGATGTCCGAACAGCAGCCGCGTCGTCGCAAGTCCTCCCAGCGCAAGGCAAAGCGGAGCCGGCGGTCCGGTATGGGACTTTTCGGCCGTCTCATCTACTGGGGTGTCGTTCTTTGCATCTGGGGGCTGATCGGGGTTGCCGGCGTCATCGGCTACACCGTCGCAACCATGCCGCAGATCGACGATTGGAAGGTGCCGCCCCGACCGCCTAACGTGGAAATCGTCGATGCCTCGGGCACGATCATCGCCAATCGTGGCGACACCGGCGGCGAGGAAATGAAGCTGTCCGAAATGTCGCCGTTCCTGCCCGAAGCGGTGGTGGCCATCGAGGATCGACGCTTTTACCATCACTTTGGTGTCGACCCGATCGGCCTTTCCCGCGCTTTGGTCACCAACCTCTTCGCGCATTCGGTCGTGCAGGGTGGCTCGACACTGACCCAACAGCTTGCCAAGAACCTTTTCCTGCAGCCCGACCGCACGTTGGAACGCAAGCTGCAAGAAGCAGTGCTCGCCCTATGGCTGGAGTGGCGGTTCTCCAAGCAGCAAATCCTGGAGATGTATCTCAATCGCGTCTATCTCGGCGCCGGCGCCTACGGTGTCGACGCGGCGGCGCAGCGCTACTTCGGCAAGTCGGCCCGCGATCTCAACTTGGCCGAAGCCGCCACCATCGCCGGCCTCCTCAAGGCACCGTCGCGCTACGCGCCGACCAATTCGCCGGAGCTGGCCGCGACACGCGCCAAGGTCGTGCTCGCCGCCATGGTCGACGAAGGCTATGTCAGTCGTGACGACGCGGCGCGGGCGACGGCTGTAGGCGCACCATCCTCCCCGGCCAAGAGTGGTTCGGCCGCCAACTATGTCGCCGATTGGGTGATGGATCTTTTGCCGGGCTACGTCGCGCGCTATCGAAGCGACATCGTGGTGACCACCACCATTGATGCCCGCATGCAGGCGGCGGCGGAAAGTGCCGTCCGCACGACGCTCGACAAGGAGGGCGTCAAATACAAGGCGAGCCAGGGCGCTCTGGTTGCCGTCGACAATGACGGTGCCGTCAAGGCGCTGGTCGGCGGCAAGGATTATGCGGCAAGCCAGTTCGATCGGGCCATCGAGGCGCGGCGCCAGCCAGGTTCGGCTTTCAAGCCCTTCGTCTATCTTACCGCCATCGAGCACGGCTATTCGCCCGATTCCATCGTTGTCGACGAACCGGTCTCCATCAATGGCTGGTCGCCGAAAAACTATGAAAATGAGTATCTCGGTCCGGTGACGCTGACGACGGCGCTAGCCCGCTCGCTCAATACGGTGGCCGCCCGTCTCACCGCCACACTTGGACCGGATAACGTCGTGCAGACCGCTCGCCGCGTCGGCATCGTCAGTCAACTTCACGACAATCCGTCGATCGCCCTCGGTACGGGCGAGGTGACGCCACTTGAGATCACCGCCGCCTACGTGCCCTTTGCCAACGGCGGCTGGGGCATCATCCCCTATCTCGTCGAGGATATCCGTACCAAGGAAGGCAAGGTCCTGTTCCATCGCCAGGGCGACGGCCCCGGCCGGGTGATCTCCGATGTCGCCGTCGGCACCATGAACCGCATGCTGTCGGCCGTTATCACCGATGGCACCGGACAGAAGGCGCTCCTGTCCGATCGTCCGGTGGCCGGCAAGACCGGCACCAGCCAGGATTTCCGCGACGCTTGGTTCATCGGCTACACCAATGGCCTCACGGCGGGGGTCTGGCTGGGCAACGACGACAATACGCCGACGAAGAAAGCAACCGGCGGCGCGTTGACCGCGCTGCTCTGGAATCGCTTCATGACGGAGGCGGTCCGCGAATTGCCCGTCCGGCCGCTGCCGGGCGTCGAGCTGGTACCGCCGCCTACCAACGTGGGCGTCACATTTGCGACGACGGATGGCTTGCCGGTGCAAGGGCCGCAGACGCCGAGCGCCCAACCCGCACCACCGCTGAACGTGCCGGTCTCCCAGCCCAGTCCCGAGGAAAAAGGGTTGTTGCAGCGCCTGTTCGGTAACTGA
- a CDS encoding DUF2852 domain-containing protein, whose protein sequence is MRSCVMRPGFHPLSIAAMIVGFVIFWPIGLAVLAYILWGDRMRARWNDLRPDLERAARRAGFQRGGFNTYRAASTGNSAFDSYRDAELKRLEEERASLDRMRDEFDEFLANLRRAKDQEEFDRFKASRNPTA, encoded by the coding sequence ATGAGAAGCTGCGTGATGAGACCCGGCTTTCATCCGCTATCCATCGCGGCAATGATTGTCGGTTTCGTGATCTTCTGGCCGATCGGCCTGGCAGTACTTGCCTATATACTTTGGGGGGATCGCATGCGTGCTCGCTGGAACGATCTTCGCCCTGATCTTGAGCGCGCTGCCCGTCGGGCCGGCTTTCAGCGGGGCGGATTCAATACCTATCGCGCTGCCTCGACTGGCAACAGCGCTTTCGATTCCTACCGCGACGCTGAACTGAAGCGTCTCGAAGAAGAGCGCGCATCCCTTGATCGGATGCGCGACGAGTTCGACGAGTTCCTTGCCAACCTGCGCCGCGCCAAGGATCAGGAAGAGTTCGATCGCTTCAAGGCAAGCCGCAACCCAACGGCCTGA
- a CDS encoding cold-shock protein, with protein sequence MGKGKDFRPPRRRGGFDDDIMPSFDIRPERPARSFGGPSPYDSAPPTGPVVEATVSWFNPEKGFGFTALTDGSGDAFLHIGQLQALGRDSVPPGATLKVQVAQGAKGKQVVKVLEVDETTATPQAPRGPRPGGFGDRGGFGGGDRGGFGGDRGGPRPGGFGGGDRGGFGGGGDRGGFGAPRPLRRSVDTSSAIPLDGTVKWFNPEKGFGFVAGEDGGKDVFVHISVLQSAGMGPLTDGQRVAMKIVETPKGREAVEISLLD encoded by the coding sequence ATGGGTAAGGGTAAGGATTTCCGCCCGCCGCGGCGGCGTGGCGGATTTGATGACGACATAATGCCGTCGTTCGACATTCGTCCCGAGCGACCGGCGCGCAGTTTCGGCGGTCCTTCGCCGTACGATAGCGCTCCGCCGACCGGCCCAGTGGTCGAGGCGACGGTATCCTGGTTCAACCCGGAGAAGGGCTTTGGCTTCACGGCCCTCACTGACGGTTCGGGCGATGCCTTCTTGCACATCGGCCAACTGCAGGCGCTTGGTCGCGACAGCGTACCACCGGGCGCCACGCTGAAGGTCCAAGTGGCCCAGGGCGCCAAGGGTAAGCAGGTCGTCAAGGTGCTCGAGGTCGATGAAACGACCGCGACGCCGCAGGCGCCGCGCGGCCCGCGTCCGGGTGGCTTCGGTGACCGTGGCGGCTTCGGCGGCGGCGACCGTGGCGGTTTCGGCGGCGATCGTGGCGGCCCGCGTCCGGGTGGCTTCGGCGGCGGTGACCGTGGCGGCTTCGGCGGTGGCGGTGATCGCGGCGGCTTCGGCGCTCCGCGTCCGCTGCGTCGGTCGGTTGATACCTCCTCGGCAATTCCGCTTGACGGTACCGTCAAGTGGTTCAATCCCGAGAAGGGGTTCGGCTTCGTGGCCGGCGAAGACGGTGGCAAGGACGTGTTCGTCCATATCTCCGTCTTGCAGTCGGCCGGCATGGGACCGTTGACCGATGGTCAGCGCGTCGCCATGAAGATCGTCGAAACCCCGAAGGGGCGTGAGGCGGTCGAGATCAGCCTGCTCGACTGA
- the cobW gene encoding cobalamin biosynthesis protein CobW: MNVQSKIPVTIVTGFLGSGKTTLIRHVIERAGGRRLALIVNEFGDVGVDGDILKSCGATDCPEDAIVELANGCLCCTVADDFLPAIEALTRGPRRPDHIIVETSGLALPKPLIKAFDWPDVRARLTVDGVIAVVDAAAVAAGRFADDPEAVLAQRQDDPSVDHDNPLEEVYEDQLLAADLVVLNKTDLLSSEELARVIQDIAASLPKAVRVVPTSEGEIAPEILLGLASAAEDDLANRPSHHDGLGDHDHDDFSTFAVEVGAVSDPESLMARLKAVAEAHDVLRIKGFVEIAGKPMRLLVQGVGGRFRHAFDKPWPSGPRRSALVVIGERGIDETAIRAALA, from the coding sequence ATGAACGTCCAGTCGAAAATCCCCGTCACCATCGTCACCGGCTTTCTCGGTTCGGGCAAGACGACGCTGATCCGCCACGTCATCGAGCGCGCCGGTGGCCGTCGTCTTGCGCTCATCGTCAACGAGTTCGGCGATGTCGGCGTCGACGGTGACATCCTCAAATCCTGCGGCGCCACCGACTGTCCGGAGGATGCGATCGTCGAACTCGCCAACGGCTGTCTCTGCTGCACCGTTGCCGACGACTTCCTGCCGGCCATCGAGGCGCTGACCCGTGGGCCGCGCCGGCCCGATCACATCATCGTCGAGACCTCCGGCCTTGCGCTGCCGAAGCCGCTGATCAAGGCCTTTGACTGGCCGGATGTGCGCGCTCGCCTCACGGTCGACGGCGTCATTGCCGTGGTGGATGCCGCCGCCGTGGCGGCCGGCCGGTTCGCCGACGATCCCGAGGCCGTGCTCGCCCAACGGCAGGATGACCCATCGGTCGATCACGACAATCCACTTGAAGAGGTCTACGAGGATCAGCTTCTCGCTGCCGACCTCGTGGTGCTCAACAAGACCGACCTGCTCTCGTCCGAGGAATTGGCTCGCGTCATACAGGACATCGCAGCTTCGCTGCCGAAGGCGGTGCGTGTCGTGCCGACTTCCGAAGGCGAGATTGCGCCGGAAATCCTGCTCGGCCTGGCTTCCGCCGCCGAGGACGATCTGGCCAACCGGCCAAGCCATCACGACGGTCTCGGCGACCATGATCACGATGACTTCTCGACCTTTGCCGTCGAGGTCGGCGCAGTCAGCGATCCGGAAAGCCTGATGGCCCGGCTGAAGGCAGTGGCCGAGGCGCATGACGTCCTGCGCATCAAGGGCTTCGTCGAAATTGCAGGCAAGCCGATGCGTCTCTTGGTGCAAGGCGTCGGCGGCCGCTTCCGCCATGCCTTCGACAAGCCCTGGCCGTCCGGGCCGCGCCGCAGCGCGTTGGTGGTGATTGGCGAAAGGGGCATCGACGAGACGGCCATCCGCGCCGCCCTCGCCTGA